In one window of Caballeronia sp. TF1N1 DNA:
- a CDS encoding spore coat U domain-containing protein, translated as MRRRNLAVSVLCIALASGPLVPFGANAATRTTTFTVSLTLQNDCQIAANPLNFGNSGVIAANIDQTTTLSVTCSNGASYNVGLDAGSVSGSTVPNRLLAGTGTPLPTVAYQLYRDAARTLVWGQTVGTDTVSGTGTGAAQTVTVYGRVAPQTTPAAGTYSSVVTATVTF; from the coding sequence ATGCGTCGCCGTAACCTTGCCGTTTCCGTGCTTTGCATCGCGTTGGCATCGGGGCCGCTCGTTCCGTTCGGAGCGAACGCAGCCACGCGAACCACTACCTTCACTGTATCCCTCACGCTGCAGAACGATTGCCAGATCGCGGCCAATCCGCTCAATTTCGGCAACTCGGGTGTTATCGCGGCGAACATCGATCAGACCACCACGTTGAGCGTCACCTGCTCGAACGGCGCGTCGTATAACGTCGGGCTGGATGCGGGTTCGGTGTCGGGTTCCACGGTGCCGAACCGGCTGCTCGCGGGCACGGGCACGCCTCTGCCGACGGTCGCCTATCAGCTCTATCGCGATGCCGCGCGCACGCTCGTCTGGGGCCAGACGGTCGGCACCGACACGGTCTCGGGCACCGGCACGGGCGCGGCGCAGACGGTCACGGTCTATGGCCGCGTCGCGCCGCAGACCACGCCGGCCGCGGGCACGTATTCATCCGTCGTCACGGCTACCGTCACGTTCTAG
- a CDS encoding carbohydrate ABC transporter permease, producing the protein MAGVATSPRLGKRTRYFGVVPRTPAFWFLIPAIFALAVIGIYPLLLALYNSFHQYKLADLASGTPFVGIDNYVATLTDPSFWGALGRTALFLCLTLPIEVALGLFAALMLHRIDLRWMRAAARVSLVIPMATTYAVVGLIGRLIFNRQFGVANYLAGLFGIPPQDWLADPTLAFVSVMIMDIWQWTPFCALILLAGLSMVPKEAEEAARLETPKWSMILWHLQRPYLLPGLTAILILRSADMLKMFDAVFTMTRGGPGTATEFISIYIQRVGFRLFDQGMASAQAIILLILTIVLSRLYIRFVYREAA; encoded by the coding sequence ATGGCAGGCGTGGCAACTTCTCCAAGGCTCGGAAAGCGGACGCGTTACTTTGGCGTGGTGCCGCGAACGCCTGCCTTCTGGTTCCTGATTCCGGCGATATTCGCGCTGGCGGTCATCGGCATTTACCCGCTGCTGCTGGCGCTCTATAACTCGTTTCATCAGTACAAGCTCGCCGATCTCGCGTCGGGCACGCCGTTCGTGGGCATCGACAATTACGTGGCGACGCTCACCGATCCCTCGTTCTGGGGCGCGCTCGGCCGCACTGCGTTGTTCCTTTGTCTTACCTTGCCGATCGAGGTCGCACTCGGGCTCTTTGCGGCGTTGATGCTGCACCGTATCGACTTGCGATGGATGCGCGCCGCCGCTCGCGTGAGCCTCGTCATTCCAATGGCGACAACTTACGCGGTCGTCGGCCTGATCGGCCGCCTGATCTTCAACCGGCAGTTCGGCGTGGCGAACTATCTGGCGGGCCTCTTCGGCATTCCGCCGCAAGACTGGCTTGCCGATCCGACGCTTGCGTTCGTCTCCGTGATGATCATGGATATCTGGCAGTGGACGCCGTTTTGCGCGCTGATTCTGCTGGCCGGGCTTTCCATGGTGCCGAAGGAAGCCGAGGAAGCGGCGCGCCTCGAAACGCCGAAGTGGAGCATGATTCTTTGGCACTTGCAGCGACCGTATTTGCTGCCGGGTTTGACGGCCATCCTCATTCTGCGCTCGGCCGACATGCTGAAGATGTTCGATGCCGTCTTCACCATGACGCGCGGCGGCCCCGGCACCGCGACGGAGTTCATCAGCATCTATATCCAGCGCGTGGGCTTTCGTCTCTTCGATCAGGGCATGGCGTCCGCTCAGGCCATCATTCTCTTGATCCTGACTATCGTGCTGTCGCGTCTTTATATCCGCTTCGTGTACCGGGAGGCCGCGTGA
- a CDS encoding ABC transporter ATP-binding protein: protein MSAVHLQQIRKSFAGTDVLKGVDIQVKDREFMVFVGPSGCGKSTLLRSIAGLERSDSGQILIGGEDVTELEPSQRGVAMVFQSYALYPHMTVYENIAFGLRMLKLPEVQIKERVQRAAEILQIGQLLERRPRALSGGQRQRVAIGRSIVREPQVFLFDEPLSNLDAALRVQMRLELIKLHKQLNATMIYVTHDQTEAMTMADRIVVLNHGRVEQIGTPLELYRTPHNRFVAGFIGSPKMNFMDVRVQRVDAAGVSIELPGGEALTLPFKASSVKAGETLTLGIRPEHFVEECGGDIDSGLAGEVMVIEHLGGETLLHLRLPNDLVIQVKGSGESTAFEGQRLNAGFSIRHVHLFNQDGSALERLRPVTETAAA, encoded by the coding sequence ATGAGCGCCGTTCATCTACAACAGATCCGCAAGTCCTTTGCAGGCACCGATGTGCTCAAGGGCGTCGACATTCAGGTAAAGGACCGCGAGTTCATGGTCTTCGTCGGACCATCGGGATGTGGCAAGTCCACCTTGCTGCGAAGCATCGCCGGGCTCGAACGCAGCGATTCAGGGCAAATACTGATAGGCGGTGAAGACGTCACCGAACTCGAACCATCGCAGCGTGGCGTGGCGATGGTGTTTCAGTCGTATGCGCTCTATCCGCACATGACGGTGTACGAGAACATCGCGTTCGGACTGCGCATGCTGAAGCTGCCCGAAGTGCAGATCAAGGAGCGCGTGCAGCGCGCAGCCGAGATCCTGCAGATCGGTCAACTGCTCGAACGCCGGCCGCGCGCGTTGTCGGGCGGACAGCGTCAGCGCGTTGCCATCGGGCGATCGATCGTGCGCGAACCGCAAGTGTTTCTCTTCGACGAACCGCTCTCGAATCTCGATGCCGCCTTGCGCGTGCAGATGCGCCTCGAACTCATCAAGCTGCACAAGCAACTCAACGCGACGATGATCTACGTCACGCACGATCAGACCGAAGCGATGACCATGGCCGATCGAATCGTCGTGCTGAATCATGGGCGCGTGGAGCAGATCGGCACGCCGCTGGAGCTTTATCGCACGCCGCATAATCGCTTCGTCGCGGGCTTCATCGGCTCGCCGAAGATGAACTTCATGGACGTGCGCGTGCAACGTGTCGATGCCGCCGGCGTCAGCATCGAACTGCCCGGTGGCGAGGCGCTCACGCTGCCCTTCAAGGCTTCGTCGGTGAAGGCGGGCGAGACGCTCACGCTCGGCATTCGCCCGGAACATTTCGTCGAGGAATGCGGCGGCGATATCGATAGCGGTCTTGCCGGCGAAGTGATGGTGATCGAGCATCTCGGTGGCGAGACGCTCCTGCATCTGCGGTTGCCGAACGACCTCGTGATTCAAGTGAAGGGCTCGGGCGAATCCACTGCGTTCGAAGGACAACGCCTGAACGCGGGCTTCAGCATTCGCCATGTGCATCTGTTCAACCAGGACGGCAGTGCGCTCGAACGTCTTCGGCCCGTGACGGAGACTGCTGCCGCTTGA
- a CDS encoding fimbria/pilus outer membrane usher protein, producing MPSPRPRASRSRAHVLRLVPIIVWSAMPAWSHANDSTPATAPIQMQGALPHERGELYLEVSINGTSTQKIAQFFVTDEMIYTTPGELRELGLRTDDLQAQANGRIALGVVPGLRYRYIEQQQRIDLEAADARRVPSALSNIPARAPVAATGTGLVINYEASVQTNSPAQYGFYGEERFFYPGGLFDNTGTAYWYADSRRYVRLDTSWSHSDTASLMTTRIGDTISSSLTWTRPVRMAGAQLSRDFGLRPDLVTYPVPALSGSAAVPSAVVLYVNNVRQFSGAAPSGPFVINAVPAINGAGEAVIVSRDVLGRSVMTTVPLYIDARLLASGLTDFSVEAGFVRRAYALRSFDYAGDPSASASIRRGLTDTITLEAHGEATRGVYNAGAGVLFGIGQAGVFNVSLAGSAGNGGSNPAPLYTYPASFYNGFDSSLPPYVPQAPHGGSGMQVSVGWQWRTPALSVDLQAQKATPHYSDLASAEGTPVPRSTYRATLAAPVRVLGSSSTASASYVGLADPYYGDSRIGSLAYTVTLPRGTSLSASVYHDFGDTRNTGVFVALAFALGGALNASVDAGSDHGKPLFGASVTKTADYGGGFGWQVQTAHQNGVQQSLAQGAYRTRYGDLLGTVASVQSRVYGELDASGSIVMMEGDVLAGRRIDDAFALVSTDGVANVPVLHENREIGKTNGAGHLLVPDLIAYQANHLGIDPLDLPANTSIATTQLNLAPQSRAGVVARFPLRGFSGAQLQLVDAASAPLPPGTTLTHRETGKRYVVGYDGLAFIDDLAATNTLDVTSSGTSCEAHVAFTAQAHALPTLGPFTCKSASP from the coding sequence ATGCCATCGCCGCGCCCGCGTGCGAGCCGGTCACGCGCTCATGTGCTTCGTCTCGTGCCGATCATCGTGTGGTCCGCCATGCCCGCGTGGTCGCACGCGAACGACTCGACACCGGCGACAGCGCCCATTCAGATGCAAGGCGCCCTTCCCCATGAACGCGGCGAGCTATATCTCGAAGTGTCGATCAACGGAACATCGACGCAAAAGATCGCGCAATTCTTCGTGACCGACGAGATGATCTACACGACGCCCGGCGAATTGCGCGAACTCGGCTTGCGCACCGACGACCTGCAAGCGCAAGCGAACGGCCGCATCGCGCTGGGTGTCGTGCCTGGCCTGCGTTATCGATACATCGAGCAACAGCAACGCATCGACCTCGAAGCCGCCGATGCGCGCCGCGTGCCTTCCGCGCTTTCCAACATTCCGGCACGCGCGCCGGTGGCCGCAACCGGCACGGGCCTCGTCATCAACTACGAAGCGAGCGTGCAGACCAACTCGCCGGCGCAATACGGCTTCTATGGCGAGGAACGTTTCTTCTATCCGGGCGGCCTCTTCGACAACACCGGCACGGCGTACTGGTATGCGGACAGCCGCCGCTACGTGCGGCTCGATACGTCGTGGAGCCATTCGGACACCGCTTCACTCATGACCACGCGCATCGGCGACACGATTTCCTCATCGCTCACATGGACGCGCCCGGTGCGAATGGCAGGCGCGCAACTATCGCGCGACTTCGGCTTGCGGCCCGATCTCGTCACGTATCCCGTGCCCGCGCTCAGCGGTTCGGCCGCCGTGCCGAGCGCCGTCGTTCTCTACGTCAACAATGTGCGCCAGTTCAGCGGCGCGGCGCCCTCGGGACCGTTCGTCATCAATGCGGTGCCGGCCATCAACGGCGCGGGCGAAGCGGTGATCGTGAGCCGCGATGTGCTCGGCCGCAGCGTGATGACGACGGTGCCGCTCTATATCGACGCGCGTCTGCTCGCAAGCGGCCTCACGGACTTCTCCGTCGAAGCGGGCTTCGTGCGCCGCGCGTATGCGCTGCGCTCGTTCGACTATGCGGGCGACCCGTCGGCATCGGCGTCGATCAGGCGCGGTTTAACCGATACCATCACGCTCGAAGCACACGGCGAAGCCACGCGCGGCGTCTACAACGCGGGCGCCGGCGTATTGTTCGGCATCGGACAAGCGGGCGTCTTCAATGTGTCGCTGGCGGGCAGCGCGGGCAACGGCGGCTCGAATCCCGCGCCCCTTTATACCTATCCGGCAAGCTTCTACAACGGCTTCGATAGCAGTTTGCCGCCTTATGTTCCGCAAGCGCCGCATGGCGGCAGCGGCATGCAGGTTTCGGTGGGATGGCAATGGCGCACGCCCGCGCTTTCCGTCGATCTGCAAGCGCAAAAAGCGACGCCTCACTACAGCGATCTGGCGTCCGCCGAAGGCACGCCCGTGCCGCGTTCGACGTATCGCGCGACGCTTGCCGCGCCCGTGCGCGTGCTGGGTTCTTCGAGCACGGCAAGCGCGAGTTACGTGGGTCTTGCCGATCCCTACTACGGCGACTCGCGCATCGGTTCGCTGGCGTACACGGTGACGTTGCCGCGCGGCACGTCGCTATCGGCGAGCGTGTATCACGACTTCGGCGATACGCGTAACACCGGCGTCTTCGTGGCGCTCGCCTTCGCGCTCGGCGGCGCCCTCAACGCGAGCGTCGATGCAGGCAGCGATCACGGCAAACCGCTCTTCGGCGCATCGGTGACGAAGACGGCCGACTACGGCGGCGGCTTCGGCTGGCAAGTGCAGACGGCGCATCAAAACGGCGTGCAACAGTCGCTTGCGCAAGGCGCGTATCGCACTCGCTATGGCGATTTGCTCGGCACCGTGGCGAGCGTGCAGTCGCGCGTGTATGGCGAGCTGGACGCATCGGGCTCCATCGTGATGATGGAAGGCGATGTACTCGCGGGCCGCCGTATCGACGACGCCTTCGCGCTTGTCTCCACCGATGGCGTAGCGAACGTGCCCGTGCTGCACGAGAACCGCGAGATCGGCAAGACCAATGGCGCGGGGCATCTGCTGGTGCCGGATCTGATCGCGTATCAGGCGAATCATCTCGGCATCGACCCGCTCGATCTTCCCGCCAATACCTCCATCGCCACCACGCAGCTCAATCTCGCGCCGCAATCGCGGGCGGGCGTCGTCGCGCGTTTTCCGTTACGGGGTTTCAGCGGCGCACAACTGCAGCTCGTCGATGCCGCAAGCGCTCCCTTGCCGCCGGGCACGACGCTTACGCACCGCGAGACCGGCAAGCGTTACGTCGTCGGCTACGACGGACTCGCCTTTATCGACGATCTCGCCGCGACCAATACGCTCGACGTCACGTCATCCGGCACGTCCTGCGAAGCGCACGTTGCCTTCACGGCGCAAGCACACGCCTTGCCGACGCTCGGCCCATTCACCTGCAAGAGCGCGTCGCCATGA
- a CDS encoding molecular chaperone, with protein MRSSQCYRAARPGRRALACALAGFSWWCLLYAANVSAAALQVSPIRLDLSAERPAAALTLHNDGSAPLNAQVRVFAWTQSLDEDHLERTAAIVASPPIVQIAPNGDQTIRILRVGSEPLAREETYRLLIDEIPNAQSAQNTGVRMQLRYSVPVFVGADEARSPALKFALERKSQASNETDVMLRVSNGAQTHAQLSRVHLDWSDGQSTQVSAGLLGYALPGAARRWPVQGAPANGTWATLHAVVNGEPVTMRVNVEPGTPGSDR; from the coding sequence ATGCGCTCATCGCAGTGTTACCGGGCCGCGCGGCCCGGCAGGCGGGCGCTCGCGTGTGCGCTGGCGGGCTTCTCGTGGTGGTGCCTTCTGTACGCGGCGAACGTATCGGCGGCGGCCTTGCAAGTGTCGCCGATCCGGCTCGATCTCTCCGCCGAAAGGCCCGCCGCCGCGCTCACGCTGCATAACGACGGCAGTGCGCCGCTCAATGCTCAGGTACGCGTGTTCGCATGGACGCAGTCGCTCGACGAAGACCATCTGGAGCGCACGGCCGCCATCGTCGCGAGTCCGCCGATCGTGCAGATCGCGCCGAACGGCGATCAGACCATCCGCATTCTGCGAGTGGGAAGCGAGCCGCTTGCGCGCGAGGAGACGTATCGTCTGCTGATCGATGAAATTCCGAACGCACAAAGCGCCCAGAACACGGGCGTGCGCATGCAGTTGCGCTATTCGGTGCCGGTCTTCGTGGGCGCGGACGAAGCGCGCTCACCCGCGTTGAAGTTCGCGCTGGAACGCAAGAGCCAGGCAAGCAACGAAACCGACGTCATGCTGCGCGTGTCGAACGGCGCGCAAACGCATGCGCAACTGAGCCGCGTTCATCTTGACTGGTCCGATGGTCAGAGCACGCAAGTCTCGGCGGGACTGCTCGGCTATGCTTTGCCCGGCGCCGCGCGCCGCTGGCCCGTGCAGGGCGCGCCTGCGAATGGCACGTGGGCGACCTTGCACGCCGTCGTCAACGGCGAGCCCGTGACCATGCGTGTGAACGTCGAGCCGGGAACGCCGGGCTCCGACCGCTAG
- a CDS encoding spore coat U domain-containing protein, with amino-acid sequence MKRAWFLAIALFVFMTTPVRAQVCTASISSINFGSIAPATDSSANVSGSVTVSCTGFVLSLPVRACISIGTGSAGASYAPRLAANGASTLQYNLYADSTGGTIWGSRRSASYGAVALDIPLTLALGTASGSRTLPFYGRIAAGQSTLVAGTYVSTFSGATQAEMTYQQYVVSPPNCSTVTANSNALSFTVSATVINDCTLAATNINFGTAGLLDGALTATGTLSVACTNNDPYSITLSAGGGSGASVADRRMTRGGGSEQVRYQLYQNAAYSTPWGDGTNSAPALAGTGTGSSQAITVYARVLPQATPTAGTYSDTILATITY; translated from the coding sequence ATGAAGCGCGCATGGTTCTTGGCTATCGCGCTGTTCGTCTTCATGACGACGCCGGTGCGTGCGCAAGTGTGCACGGCGTCGATATCGAGCATCAACTTCGGATCGATCGCGCCCGCGACGGATTCGTCCGCGAACGTATCGGGCTCGGTGACGGTGTCTTGCACGGGCTTCGTGCTGAGCTTGCCGGTGCGGGCGTGCATCAGCATCGGGACGGGCAGCGCAGGCGCGTCCTACGCGCCGCGCCTGGCGGCCAACGGCGCCAGCACGCTGCAATACAACCTCTATGCCGATTCGACCGGCGGCACGATCTGGGGCTCGCGGCGCTCCGCGAGTTACGGCGCGGTGGCGCTCGACATACCGCTTACCCTCGCGCTCGGCACGGCATCCGGCAGCCGTACCTTGCCGTTTTATGGACGCATCGCGGCGGGTCAGAGCACGCTCGTCGCGGGAACGTATGTATCGACATTCTCGGGCGCGACGCAGGCCGAAATGACGTATCAGCAATACGTCGTTTCGCCGCCCAACTGCTCGACCGTGACCGCCAATTCGAACGCCCTTTCCTTTACCGTGAGCGCGACCGTCATCAACGATTGCACGCTTGCCGCGACCAACATCAATTTCGGCACGGCCGGACTACTCGATGGCGCCTTGACGGCAACGGGCACACTGAGCGTGGCATGCACCAACAACGACCCTTACTCGATAACGTTATCGGCCGGCGGCGGCAGCGGCGCAAGCGTCGCGGACCGGCGCATGACGCGCGGCGGCGGCAGCGAACAGGTGCGATATCAGCTCTATCAGAACGCGGCTTACTCGACTCCGTGGGGCGATGGCACGAATTCCGCGCCGGCTCTTGCAGGCACCGGCACCGGTTCGAGTCAGGCGATCACGGTCTATGCGCGCGTGCTGCCGCAAGCCACACCCACCGCCGGAACTTATAGCGATACCATCCTTGCGACCATCACTTACTGA
- a CDS encoding sugar ABC transporter substrate-binding protein: MKKRFTQMRQLGPVKHVAAVALLAASAAFAASNAQAWTLKEAAEPYSGTTIKAIFLDRPGYKAAQTLIPQFEKETGIKVRWEVIPYENTREKEVLNFVGGGDQDIVLVDVVWIGEFASNKWLVPIKKFTDDPKLADPNLNLKGFFPILLDSFGTWDKVTYGLPFDNYSGLMFYNKCMLKDAGFDEPPKTWDELLTTYAPKLTKGDKFAFALQSRRGETQSADSFMRVLWPNGGSLLDAKFKSNLMSPQSQAGLEYRQKLMKYMPPGIVDFDHAEAVNALAQGQVAMITEWSAFYPTLTDPSKSKLGNCLAITTEPKGPAGLKPALGGFSLAVNAKASAKKQAASWLFIQWITSEAMAKPYLEAGGVPARTAVYQDKAVQDKYPFVKPMVESWQGGVPDYRPRFPEWPAVSEVIGEWGSKIMLGQVTVKDGAQTIGQKTEDILKKAGYYDGKKPLLK, from the coding sequence ATGAAGAAGCGCTTCACCCAGATGAGACAACTTGGTCCCGTCAAGCACGTAGCGGCTGTCGCGCTACTTGCGGCCAGCGCGGCTTTCGCCGCATCGAACGCACAGGCGTGGACGCTCAAGGAAGCCGCGGAGCCGTATTCTGGCACCACCATCAAGGCCATCTTTCTGGATCGTCCCGGCTACAAGGCAGCACAAACCCTGATACCGCAGTTCGAGAAAGAGACGGGCATCAAGGTGCGCTGGGAAGTGATTCCGTACGAGAACACGCGTGAGAAGGAAGTGCTCAACTTCGTGGGCGGCGGCGATCAGGACATCGTGCTCGTGGACGTCGTGTGGATCGGCGAATTCGCGAGCAACAAGTGGCTCGTGCCCATCAAGAAGTTCACGGACGACCCCAAGCTCGCGGACCCGAACCTCAATCTGAAGGGCTTCTTCCCCATCCTGCTCGACTCGTTTGGCACATGGGACAAGGTCACGTATGGCCTGCCGTTCGATAATTACTCGGGTCTCATGTTCTACAACAAGTGCATGCTGAAAGACGCGGGTTTCGACGAGCCGCCGAAGACCTGGGACGAGTTGCTGACAACCTACGCGCCGAAGCTCACGAAGGGCGACAAGTTCGCTTTCGCGTTGCAGTCGCGGCGCGGCGAGACGCAATCGGCGGATAGCTTCATGCGCGTGTTGTGGCCCAATGGCGGGTCGCTTCTCGATGCTAAGTTCAAGTCGAACCTGATGTCGCCGCAATCGCAAGCGGGCCTCGAATACCGGCAAAAGCTGATGAAGTACATGCCGCCGGGTATCGTCGATTTCGATCACGCCGAAGCCGTCAACGCGCTTGCGCAAGGGCAGGTCGCGATGATCACCGAATGGTCCGCTTTCTATCCGACGCTCACCGACCCGAGCAAGTCGAAGCTCGGCAACTGTCTTGCGATCACCACCGAACCGAAGGGGCCGGCGGGACTCAAGCCCGCGCTCGGCGGCTTCTCGCTTGCCGTGAATGCAAAGGCCAGCGCGAAGAAGCAAGCGGCATCGTGGCTCTTCATCCAATGGATCACGTCCGAGGCCATGGCGAAGCCTTATCTCGAGGCGGGCGGCGTGCCGGCACGCACGGCGGTCTATCAGGACAAGGCGGTGCAGGACAAGTATCCGTTCGTGAAGCCGATGGTCGAATCGTGGCAAGGCGGCGTGCCGGATTATCGTCCGCGTTTCCCCGAATGGCCGGCGGTGTCGGAAGTCATCGGCGAATGGGGCAGCAAGATCATGCTCGGTCAGGTGACGGTGAAGGATGGCGCGCAGACCATCGGTCAGAAGACCGAGGACATCCTGAAGAAAGCCGGCTATTACGACGGCAAGAAGCCTTTGCTCAAGTAA